The Mycolicibacterium mageritense genome contains a region encoding:
- the rnpA gene encoding ribonuclease P protein component: protein MLPARYRMRRSAEFSATVSRGVRAVQPDVVVHALRAEADPSGPRVGLVVSKSVGNAVERHRVSRRLRHAARTVLPRLDPADLVVIRARPTCRDALSPRLEQQLHAALDRVDARRGTTSR from the coding sequence GTGCTTCCGGCTCGTTACCGGATGAGGCGATCCGCGGAGTTCTCTGCCACTGTCAGCCGTGGTGTGCGTGCGGTACAACCAGATGTAGTGGTACACGCATTGCGCGCCGAGGCTGACCCGAGTGGTCCGCGGGTCGGGCTCGTTGTCTCCAAATCCGTCGGGAACGCGGTGGAACGGCACCGGGTGTCCCGGCGATTGCGGCACGCCGCCCGCACTGTACTTCCTCGACTGGACCCTGCTGATCTGGTCGTCATTCGTGCCCGGCCCACGTGTCGGGACGCCCTCTCGCCGCGGTTGGAGCAACAGCTGCACGCGGCTCTCGACCGCGTGGATGCGCGCCGCGGGACGACGTCCCGATGA
- the gyrB gene encoding DNA topoisomerase (ATP-hydrolyzing) subunit B translates to MAAQKNNAPQEYGADSIKVLEGLEAVRKRPGMYIGSTGERGLHHLIWEVVDNAVDEAMAGFATKVDVRILEDGGVQVTDDGRGIPVAMHATGIPTVDVVMTVLHAGGKFEEGAYQVSGGLHGVGVSVVNALSTRLEADIRTDGYEWFQTYDRSVPGTLKQGDKTKETGTTIRFWADPDIFETTDYDFETIARRLQEMAFLNKGLTIELTDERVAAEDVVDEVVRDTAEAPKTADEKAAEAAGPHKVKHRTFHYPGGLVDFVKHINRTKSPIQPSVIDFDGKGPGHEVEIAMQWNAGYSESVHTFANTINTHEGGTHEEGFRSALTSVVNRYAKEKKLLKDKDPNLTGDDIREGLAAVISVKVSQPQFEGQTKTKLGNTEVKSFVQKICNEQLTHWFEANPAEAKTVVNKAVSSAQARIAARKARELVRRKSATDIGGLPGKLADCRSTDPRKSELYVVEGDSAGGSAKSGRDSMFQAILPLRGKIINVEKARIDRVLKNTEVQAIITALGTGIHDEFDIDKLRYHKIVLMADADVDGQHISTLLLTLLFRFMKPLIENGHVFLAQPPLYKLKWQRQEPEFAYSDRERDALLEAGKAAGKRINVDDGIQRYKGLGEMDAKELWETTMDPTVRVLRMVTLDDAAAADELFSILMGEDVEARRSFITRNAKDVRFLDV, encoded by the coding sequence GTGGCTGCCCAGAAGAACAATGCGCCCCAGGAATACGGTGCCGATTCGATCAAGGTTCTCGAAGGTCTGGAAGCCGTCCGGAAACGCCCCGGCATGTACATCGGTTCCACCGGTGAGCGCGGTCTGCACCACCTGATCTGGGAGGTTGTGGACAACGCCGTCGACGAGGCCATGGCCGGCTTCGCCACCAAGGTCGACGTCCGCATTCTCGAGGACGGCGGCGTTCAGGTCACCGACGACGGGCGTGGCATCCCGGTGGCCATGCACGCCACCGGCATTCCCACAGTCGACGTCGTCATGACCGTGCTGCACGCGGGCGGAAAGTTCGAAGAAGGTGCCTACCAGGTCTCGGGCGGTCTGCACGGCGTGGGCGTCTCGGTCGTCAACGCCCTGTCCACCAGGCTTGAGGCCGATATTCGTACGGACGGCTACGAGTGGTTCCAAACGTATGACCGGTCGGTGCCGGGAACCCTCAAGCAGGGCGACAAGACCAAGGAGACCGGTACCACCATCCGGTTCTGGGCCGACCCGGACATCTTCGAGACCACCGACTACGACTTCGAGACCATTGCCCGCCGGTTGCAGGAGATGGCGTTCCTCAACAAGGGGCTGACCATCGAACTCACCGACGAGCGGGTTGCCGCCGAAGACGTCGTCGACGAGGTCGTCCGGGACACCGCCGAGGCACCCAAGACCGCCGACGAGAAGGCTGCCGAGGCCGCCGGACCGCACAAGGTCAAGCACCGGACGTTCCATTACCCGGGCGGTCTGGTCGACTTCGTCAAGCACATCAACCGCACCAAGAGCCCGATTCAGCCGAGCGTGATCGATTTCGACGGTAAAGGCCCCGGTCACGAGGTCGAGATCGCGATGCAGTGGAATGCCGGTTACTCGGAGTCGGTGCACACGTTCGCCAACACCATCAACACCCATGAGGGCGGTACCCACGAGGAGGGGTTCCGGTCGGCGCTCACGAGCGTGGTGAACCGGTATGCCAAGGAGAAGAAGCTCCTCAAGGACAAGGATCCCAACCTCACCGGCGACGACATCCGCGAAGGTCTGGCGGCCGTGATCTCGGTGAAGGTGTCACAACCACAGTTCGAGGGGCAGACCAAAACCAAACTCGGTAACACCGAAGTCAAGTCGTTCGTGCAGAAGATCTGCAACGAGCAGCTGACACACTGGTTCGAGGCCAACCCCGCTGAGGCCAAAACCGTTGTGAACAAGGCGGTTTCCTCCGCTCAGGCGCGTATCGCGGCGCGTAAGGCCCGGGAGTTGGTGCGGCGTAAGAGCGCGACCGACATCGGTGGGTTGCCGGGCAAGTTGGCCGATTGCCGGTCGACGGATCCGCGTAAGTCCGAACTGTATGTGGTGGAGGGTGATTCGGCGGGTGGCTCGGCCAAGAGCGGCCGGGATTCGATGTTTCAGGCGATCCTGCCGTTGCGCGGCAAGATCATCAACGTCGAAAAGGCCCGCATCGATCGGGTTTTGAAGAACACCGAAGTCCAGGCGATCATCACGGCGCTGGGCACCGGTATTCACGACGAGTTCGACATCGACAAGCTGCGGTATCACAAGATCGTGTTGATGGCCGACGCCGACGTGGACGGTCAGCACATCTCGACGCTGCTGTTGACGTTGTTGTTCCGGTTCATGAAGCCGTTGATCGAGAACGGTCACGTGTTTTTGGCGCAGCCGCCGTTGTACAAGCTCAAGTGGCAGCGTCAGGAGCCGGAGTTCGCCTATTCCGACCGGGAGCGGGATGCGTTGCTGGAGGCGGGTAAGGCCGCCGGTAAGCGGATCAATGTCGATGACGGCATCCAGCGGTACAAGGGTCTGGGTGAGATGGACGCCAAGGAGCTGTGGGAGACCACGATGGATCCCACCGTGCGGGTGTTGCGTATGGTGACCCTCGACGACGCCGCCGCGGCCGACGAACTCTTCTCGATCCTGATGGGCGAAGACGTCGAGGCGCGCCGCAGCTTCATCACCCGCAACGCGAAAGACGTTCGCTTCTTGGATGTTTAG
- a CDS encoding DUF721 family protein: protein MTDDPSGEGIPPLPEHLAGLRGMDLVRRTLEEARGAARSQGKDVGRGRRAPIRKAAPTGRRRSWSGPGPDRRDPQLFGAATQDLARLRGWSDRVAEGSVFGRWRAVVGDQIAEHATPTGLTDGILTVSAESTAWATQLRMVQAQLLAKIAAAVGDGVVTSLKIIGPVGPSWRKGPRHIPGRGPRDTYG, encoded by the coding sequence ATGACGGACGACCCGAGCGGCGAAGGGATTCCGCCGCTGCCCGAGCATCTGGCCGGGCTGCGCGGCATGGATCTGGTCCGCCGGACGCTCGAGGAGGCCCGGGGCGCGGCCCGTAGTCAAGGTAAGGATGTGGGACGGGGCCGACGCGCGCCGATCCGCAAGGCCGCGCCGACAGGACGCCGCAGGAGCTGGTCGGGGCCTGGCCCGGACCGCCGGGATCCACAGTTGTTCGGCGCGGCCACGCAGGATCTCGCAAGATTGCGAGGCTGGTCGGACCGGGTCGCGGAAGGCTCGGTGTTCGGTCGCTGGCGCGCCGTGGTGGGTGACCAGATCGCCGAGCACGCCACCCCGACCGGGTTGACCGACGGCATACTCACAGTGTCGGCCGAGTCGACAGCGTGGGCCACCCAGCTGCGGATGGTGCAGGCGCAGTTGCTCGCCAAGATCGCCGCGGCTGTGGGCGATGGTGTCGTCACGTCGCTGAAAATCATCGGTCCGGTAGGCCCGTCGTGGCGGAAGGGACCGCGGCACATCCCGGGCCGAGGCCCGCGCGACACATACGGCTAG
- the dnaA gene encoding chromosomal replication initiator protein DnaA, translated as MTADPDPPFVAVWNTVVAELNGDTDIPGAGHADPTVPTLTPQQRAWLKLVKPLVITEGFALLSVPTPFVQNEIERHLREPIIAALSRRLGQRVQLGVRIEDPPAEPEPETLFDAVVPDHADEVDDDRDAQNNAEESWPTYFSSPAQDTSASDANAVNLNRRYTFDTFVIGASNRFAHAATLAIAEAPARAYNPLFIWGESGLGKTHLLHAAGNYAQRLFPGMRVKYVSTEEFTNDFINSLRDDRKASFKRSYRDIDILLVDDIQFIEGKEGIQEEFFHTFNTLHNANKQIVISSDRPPKQLATLEDRLRTRFEWGLITDVQPPELETRIAILRKKAQMDRLDVPDDVLELIASSIERNIRELEGALIRVTAFASLNKTRIDKSLAEVVLRDLIADATTMQISTAAIMAATAEYFETTVEELRGPGKTRALAQSRQIAMYLCRELTDLSLPKIGQAFGRDHTTVMYAEKKIRGEMAERREVFDHVKELTTRIRQRAKR; from the coding sequence TTGACCGCTGACCCCGATCCACCGTTCGTCGCGGTCTGGAACACGGTCGTCGCCGAGCTCAACGGCGACACCGACATCCCGGGTGCCGGCCACGCCGACCCCACGGTGCCCACGCTGACTCCTCAGCAAAGGGCCTGGCTCAAGCTCGTCAAACCTCTCGTGATCACCGAGGGCTTTGCTCTGCTGTCGGTCCCGACCCCCTTCGTGCAGAACGAGATCGAACGTCATCTGCGCGAGCCGATCATCGCCGCGCTGAGCCGTCGACTCGGCCAGCGGGTTCAGCTCGGGGTCCGCATCGAGGATCCGCCTGCCGAACCCGAACCGGAAACCCTCTTCGACGCCGTGGTTCCCGACCACGCCGATGAAGTCGACGACGACCGCGACGCGCAGAACAACGCCGAGGAAAGCTGGCCCACGTACTTCAGCAGCCCGGCGCAGGACACGTCGGCCAGTGACGCCAACGCGGTCAACCTGAACCGGCGCTACACGTTCGACACGTTCGTCATAGGTGCGTCCAACCGGTTCGCGCACGCCGCGACGCTGGCGATCGCCGAGGCACCCGCCCGGGCCTACAACCCGTTGTTCATCTGGGGTGAGTCCGGCCTCGGGAAGACCCACCTGTTGCACGCCGCGGGCAACTATGCCCAACGTCTCTTCCCCGGCATGCGCGTGAAATACGTCTCCACCGAGGAATTCACCAACGACTTCATCAACTCGCTGCGCGACGACCGCAAGGCCTCGTTCAAGCGCAGTTACCGCGACATCGACATCCTGCTGGTCGACGACATCCAGTTCATCGAAGGCAAGGAAGGTATCCAGGAAGAGTTCTTCCACACCTTCAACACGCTGCACAATGCCAACAAGCAGATCGTCATCTCGTCCGACCGGCCGCCCAAACAGCTCGCAACGCTCGAGGACCGGCTGCGGACGCGGTTCGAATGGGGCCTGATCACCGACGTGCAGCCCCCCGAGCTGGAGACACGCATCGCGATTCTGCGCAAGAAGGCCCAGATGGACCGGCTCGACGTGCCGGACGACGTGCTCGAGCTCATCGCCAGCAGCATCGAGCGCAACATCCGCGAGCTCGAGGGCGCGCTGATCCGCGTCACCGCATTCGCATCGCTCAACAAGACGCGCATCGACAAATCGTTGGCGGAGGTGGTGCTGCGCGATCTCATCGCCGACGCCACCACGATGCAGATCAGCACCGCGGCCATCATGGCCGCCACCGCCGAGTACTTCGAGACCACGGTCGAGGAGTTGCGGGGCCCCGGCAAGACCAGGGCCCTGGCCCAGTCCCGTCAGATCGCGATGTACCTGTGCCGCGAGCTGACCGATCTCTCGCTCCCGAAGATCGGTCAGGCGTTCGGCCGCGATCACACCACGGTCATGTATGCCGAGAAGAAGATCCGGGGCGAGATGGCGGAGCGGCGTGAAGTCTTCGACCACGTCAAGGAACTCACGACGCGGATCCGCCAGCGCGCCAAGCGCTGA
- the gnd gene encoding phosphogluconate dehydrogenase (NAD(+)-dependent, decarboxylating): MGSAREGAHMQLGLVGLGKMGFNMRERLRGGGHEVVGYDPRPEVSDVASLADLAAALEAPRVVWVMVPSGSITHDTIVTLSEVLSPGDLVIDGGNSRYTEDGPHAKLLGDKGISYIDAGVSGGVWGLTEGYGLMVGGSDADVARAMPIFDTLRPPGELSDGFVHAGPVGAGHYAKMVHNGIEYGLMTAYAEGYELLAAEPLITDVQAVIQAWTNGTVVRSWLQQLLAKALKEDPGFDEITGYTEDSGEGRWTVEEAINHRVPMPVIAASLFARFASRQEDSPTMKAVSALRNQFGGHAVQRISESG; the protein is encoded by the coding sequence ATCGGCTCGGCGAGAGAAGGGGCGCACATGCAACTGGGGTTGGTCGGCCTGGGCAAGATGGGCTTCAACATGCGCGAGCGGCTCCGGGGGGGTGGCCACGAAGTCGTCGGTTACGACCCGCGCCCCGAGGTGAGCGATGTGGCGAGCCTGGCGGATCTCGCGGCTGCGCTCGAGGCCCCGCGGGTGGTGTGGGTGATGGTGCCGTCGGGTTCCATCACGCATGACACCATCGTGACGCTGTCCGAGGTGCTCAGCCCCGGTGACTTGGTGATCGACGGCGGCAACTCGCGCTACACCGAGGACGGGCCGCACGCAAAGTTGTTGGGCGACAAAGGAATTTCCTACATCGACGCGGGCGTGTCCGGCGGTGTCTGGGGCTTGACCGAAGGCTACGGGCTGATGGTGGGCGGCAGCGATGCCGACGTTGCTCGAGCCATGCCGATCTTCGACACGCTGCGCCCACCCGGTGAGCTGTCCGACGGATTCGTCCACGCCGGCCCGGTCGGTGCCGGTCACTACGCCAAGATGGTGCACAACGGCATCGAGTACGGCCTGATGACCGCCTATGCCGAGGGCTACGAGCTGTTGGCCGCCGAGCCCCTGATCACCGATGTCCAGGCGGTCATCCAGGCCTGGACCAACGGCACGGTGGTGCGGTCATGGCTGCAGCAGTTGCTGGCCAAGGCCCTCAAGGAAGATCCGGGATTCGACGAGATCACCGGTTACACAGAGGATTCCGGTGAAGGCCGGTGGACGGTCGAAGAGGCGATCAACCACCGCGTGCCCATGCCTGTGATTGCGGCGTCGCTGTTCGCGCGGTTCGCGTCGAGGCAGGAGGACTCGCCCACCATGAAAGCCGTGTCGGCGTTGCGCAACCAGTTCGGCGGTCACGCAGTCCAGCGCATCAGCGAGTCCGGTTAG
- the dnaN gene encoding DNA polymerase III subunit beta, whose product MATTTAGLSDLKFRVVREDFADAVAWVARNLPTRPTIPVLAGVLLTGTDSGLTISGFDYEVSAEVQVSAEIASPGSILVSGRLLSDITKALPAKPVEVSVEGSRVSLTCGSARFSLPTLAVEDYPALPALPEETGVVASDLFAEAIGQVAVAAGRDDTLPMLTGIRVEISGESVVLAATDRFRLAVRELTWATSAQDVEAAVLVPAKTLAEAAKAGTDGTEVHLSLGAGQSVGKDGLLGIRSDGKRSTTRLLDAEFPKFRQLLPNEHTAVATIGVAELTEAIKRVALVADRGAQIRMEFSDDVLRLSAGADDVGRAEEDLPVVFAGEPLTIAFNPTYLTDGLGSLHSERVTFGFTTPSRPAVLRPAGEDDGSAGAGPFPAAQTDYVYLLMPVRLPG is encoded by the coding sequence GTGGCGACGACGACGGCTGGGCTGAGCGACTTGAAGTTTCGCGTGGTGCGCGAAGACTTCGCCGACGCAGTGGCATGGGTGGCCCGTAACCTGCCGACCCGACCCACGATCCCGGTGCTGGCCGGCGTCCTGCTGACCGGCACGGACTCTGGCCTGACCATCTCCGGGTTCGACTACGAAGTGTCGGCCGAAGTTCAGGTCAGCGCTGAGATCGCTTCTCCCGGAAGCATTTTGGTCTCCGGCCGACTCCTCTCCGACATCACCAAGGCGCTGCCGGCCAAGCCCGTCGAGGTGAGCGTCGAGGGCAGCCGGGTGTCGCTGACCTGCGGTAGTGCGCGCTTCTCCCTGCCGACACTCGCGGTCGAGGACTACCCGGCGCTGCCCGCGCTGCCCGAGGAGACCGGCGTGGTGGCGTCCGATCTGTTCGCCGAGGCCATCGGGCAGGTGGCCGTGGCTGCCGGCCGTGACGACACGCTGCCCATGCTGACCGGCATCCGGGTCGAGATCTCCGGCGAATCAGTGGTTTTGGCGGCGACGGACCGGTTCCGCCTCGCGGTGCGTGAACTGACCTGGGCCACCAGTGCCCAGGATGTCGAGGCCGCGGTGCTGGTGCCCGCGAAGACTCTCGCCGAGGCGGCCAAGGCCGGCACCGACGGCACCGAGGTGCATCTGTCGCTGGGTGCGGGGCAGTCGGTCGGCAAGGACGGGCTGCTCGGCATTCGCAGTGACGGCAAGCGCAGCACCACGCGACTGCTCGACGCCGAATTCCCGAAGTTCCGTCAGCTCCTGCCCAACGAGCACACGGCGGTCGCCACCATCGGGGTCGCCGAACTGACCGAGGCCATCAAGCGTGTGGCCCTCGTCGCCGACCGAGGCGCGCAGATCCGCATGGAGTTCAGCGACGACGTGCTGCGGCTCTCGGCGGGCGCCGACGACGTCGGCCGGGCCGAGGAAGATCTGCCGGTGGTCTTTGCCGGGGAACCGCTGACCATCGCGTTCAACCCGACGTACCTGACGGACGGTCTGGGATCTTTGCACTCCGAACGTGTGACATTCGGCTTCACGACACCCAGTCGTCCCGCGGTGTTGCGGCCCGCGGGTGAAGATGATGGCAGTGCCGGTGCGGGGCCGTTCCCCGCGGCACAAACGGATTACGTCTACCTGTTAATGCCGGTGCGCCTACCAGGCTGA
- the recF gene encoding DNA replication/repair protein RecF (All proteins in this family for which functions are known are DNA-binding proteins that assist the filamentation of RecA onto DNA for the initiation of recombination or recombinational repair.): MHVRHLGLTDFRSWAHVELDLEPGRTVFVGPNGFGKTNLVEALWYSATLGSHRVASDAPLIRAGAERAIVSTIVVNDGRELAVDLEVTSGRANKARLNRSPVRSAREILGVLRAVLFSPEDLALVRGDPGDRRRYLDELATTRRPAIAGVRADYDKVVRQRTALLKTAAGARYRGDRSVLDTLDVWDGHLAAHGAALIAARVNLVEQLHPEVEKAYQLLAPASRPAAIRYRSAVEAIEQAPGAQSVEFYEAALLDALARRRDAELERGVCLVGPHRDDLELRLGDQPAKGFASHGESWSMALSLRLGAYELLRSEGTDPVLLLDDVFAELDTSRRRSLATVAGAAEQVLVTAAVGDDIPADWDARRIEVRMVDEDQGRVSVVPEASS, translated from the coding sequence GTGCATGTCCGTCATTTGGGCCTGACGGACTTCCGATCCTGGGCGCATGTCGAGCTCGACCTCGAGCCCGGGCGCACCGTATTCGTCGGTCCCAACGGCTTCGGTAAGACCAATCTCGTTGAAGCCCTGTGGTATTCGGCGACGTTGGGATCACATCGGGTGGCGTCGGACGCGCCGTTGATCCGGGCCGGGGCCGAACGTGCGATCGTGTCCACGATCGTGGTGAACGACGGTCGTGAACTCGCCGTCGACCTGGAGGTGACCAGCGGGCGGGCGAACAAGGCGCGGTTGAACCGGTCGCCGGTGCGCAGCGCCAGGGAGATCCTCGGGGTGCTGCGTGCGGTGTTGTTCAGCCCGGAGGACCTTGCCCTGGTCCGCGGGGATCCGGGTGACCGGAGGCGGTATCTCGACGAGCTGGCGACCACCCGTCGCCCGGCGATCGCGGGTGTCCGCGCCGACTACGACAAGGTCGTGCGGCAACGCACAGCGCTGCTGAAAACCGCTGCGGGAGCACGCTATCGCGGTGACCGCAGCGTGCTGGACACGCTCGACGTGTGGGACGGTCACCTCGCGGCACACGGCGCGGCGTTGATCGCGGCCCGCGTCAATCTGGTCGAGCAACTGCACCCCGAGGTGGAAAAGGCCTACCAGCTTCTCGCGCCGGCGTCGCGTCCTGCTGCCATCCGGTATCGCAGCGCCGTCGAGGCCATCGAGCAGGCCCCCGGGGCGCAGAGCGTCGAGTTCTACGAAGCAGCACTGCTTGATGCGTTGGCCCGGCGCCGGGACGCCGAACTCGAGCGCGGCGTGTGCCTGGTGGGTCCACACCGTGACGACCTCGAGCTGCGATTGGGTGACCAGCCTGCGAAAGGTTTTGCCAGCCACGGTGAGTCGTGGTCCATGGCACTGTCGCTGCGGCTCGGCGCCTACGAGTTGTTGCGGTCAGAAGGCACCGACCCGGTGCTTCTGCTCGACGATGTCTTCGCCGAGTTGGACACCTCGCGGCGCCGGTCGCTGGCGACGGTGGCCGGCGCGGCCGAGCAGGTGTTGGTGACGGCGGCGGTGGGTGATGACATTCCGGCGGACTGGGATGCCCGGCGGATCGAAGTTCGGATGGTCGACGAGGACCAGGGGCGGGTCTCGGTGGTGCCGGAGGCGTCGTCATGA
- the rpmH gene encoding 50S ribosomal protein L34, whose product MAKGKRTYQPNNRRRARVHGFRLRMRTRAGRAIVSNRRSKGRRALTA is encoded by the coding sequence GTGGCCAAGGGCAAGCGGACCTACCAGCCCAACAACCGGCGCCGTGCGCGGGTGCATGGGTTCCGGCTGCGCATGCGGACCCGTGCGGGTCGCGCCATCGTCTCCAACCGGCGTAGCAAGGGCCGTCGCGCGCTCACTGCGTGA
- the yidD gene encoding membrane protein insertion efficiency factor YidD, producing the protein MTTPIIRRLGARAARGVIFLIQLYRHTISPLRLPTCRFTPTCSQYAVDALTEYGLLYGGWLATVRLLKCGPWHRGGWDPIPVRRDHAQPADAVSDGRNESYV; encoded by the coding sequence ATGACCACCCCGATCATTCGTCGATTGGGTGCCCGCGCTGCCCGCGGTGTGATCTTTCTGATCCAGCTCTACCGGCACACGATCTCCCCGCTGCGGTTGCCGACATGTCGGTTCACCCCGACGTGCAGCCAGTACGCAGTGGATGCACTCACCGAGTACGGCCTGCTGTACGGCGGGTGGCTGGCCACGGTCCGGCTGTTGAAATGCGGTCCGTGGCATCGGGGAGGATGGGATCCAATCCCGGTCCGCCGAGACCACGCTCAACCCGCTGATGCCGTCTCAGACGGCAGAAACGAGTCCTATGTTTAA
- a CDS encoding site-specific integrase produces the protein MTDASADGWTLYFYDFRQRFVPVDDVVSGLGDVEAWAKRNGACDGTPFFLDPWGRADALVNAYWRDPLVRGRATGTLRRYALSLKVWLDFLHAMGVRWDQASRSELAAFKEWRLSAEENPQHVSPNSFCVDRAAIRTFYSWAAEQHGIDNPVRARAIATSWMGGGHVALESTPSGMRRADVKWLTPQAFRLWRNLGLRGFTMEGVPRDDWRGATEDRDVAFVEGLFGTGLRIGEWASMLTIEVPEPGSEGLLRSRVASRCAKGGSGRAFWMRRRVAQQVHFYLREGSRTAAVARAQRAGRYEQVADRWIVEHVRRGGQLEVIDATGSHRTVRLEALGPSTRMMLFRRGRDGLEPMWLWLNHDGTPRPKHSWYKTFDRANTRVAKVLAPSGGTSLWCRPHMLRHSFALRWFCIATFVAWRRTDTLTKQEQRDFRNQLGDVWFLLATLLGHRSAEVTRSVYLEPFQALQVEELIALMDTDDRQSLERLVATVGVGEPRVLTVPM, from the coding sequence ATGACTGACGCTTCGGCTGATGGTTGGACCCTGTACTTCTATGATTTCCGCCAGCGGTTCGTACCGGTGGACGACGTGGTCTCAGGGTTGGGTGATGTCGAGGCCTGGGCTAAGCGAAACGGTGCGTGTGATGGCACTCCGTTCTTTCTTGATCCGTGGGGCCGGGCCGATGCTTTGGTGAACGCCTATTGGCGTGATCCGCTGGTGCGGGGACGAGCAACGGGGACGTTGCGTCGTTACGCCTTGTCGTTGAAGGTGTGGCTGGATTTTCTGCACGCGATGGGCGTTCGCTGGGATCAGGCGTCGCGATCGGAGTTGGCTGCGTTCAAGGAGTGGCGTTTGTCGGCTGAGGAGAATCCTCAGCACGTGAGTCCCAACAGTTTCTGTGTTGATCGCGCGGCGATCCGTACTTTCTACTCGTGGGCGGCTGAGCAGCACGGAATCGACAACCCCGTCCGAGCCCGTGCGATTGCCACATCTTGGATGGGCGGGGGCCACGTCGCGTTGGAGAGCACTCCGTCGGGGATGCGCAGGGCCGACGTGAAATGGCTTACCCCACAGGCATTTCGGTTGTGGCGGAACCTGGGGTTGCGCGGTTTCACGATGGAGGGCGTGCCGCGAGACGATTGGCGGGGAGCGACTGAGGATCGAGACGTCGCCTTCGTGGAGGGGTTGTTCGGGACGGGTTTACGAATCGGCGAGTGGGCCAGCATGTTGACCATCGAGGTGCCCGAGCCGGGCTCTGAGGGGCTCCTGCGTTCGCGCGTCGCATCTCGTTGCGCGAAGGGCGGTAGCGGGCGAGCGTTCTGGATGCGGCGCCGCGTCGCCCAACAAGTCCACTTCTATCTGCGGGAAGGTAGTCGCACTGCTGCTGTAGCGCGTGCGCAACGTGCTGGTCGCTATGAGCAGGTTGCGGATCGTTGGATCGTTGAACATGTTCGCCGGGGTGGGCAGCTGGAGGTCATTGATGCGACGGGATCGCATCGTACGGTTCGGCTGGAAGCACTCGGGCCCTCGACACGAATGATGTTGTTCCGCCGGGGACGCGATGGCCTGGAACCGATGTGGCTGTGGCTGAATCACGACGGGACACCTCGCCCCAAACATTCCTGGTACAAGACATTCGACCGCGCGAACACCAGGGTCGCGAAAGTGCTTGCACCATCAGGGGGTACGTCGTTGTGGTGCCGTCCCCACATGCTGAGGCATTCCTTTGCGCTGCGGTGGTTTTGCATCGCCACATTCGTCGCGTGGCGCCGTACCGATACGTTGACGAAGCAGGAGCAGCGCGACTTCCGCAATCAGCTTGGCGATGTCTGGTTTCTGCTGGCGACACTTCTCGGACATCGCAGTGCCGAGGTGACACGCAGCGTCTATCTGGAGCCGTTTCAAGCGTTGCAGGTGGAGGAGCTCATCGCGCTGATGGATACCGACGATCGGCAATCCCTGGAACGTCTCGTCGCAACGGTCGGCGTGGGCGAGCCTCGTGTACTGACAGTGCCAATGTGA